One segment of Peromyscus leucopus breed LL Stock chromosome 5, UCI_PerLeu_2.1, whole genome shotgun sequence DNA contains the following:
- the Cbfa2t3 gene encoding protein CBFA2T3 isoform X2 → MSQASTTLESGALLSGPRGLRHGSPADRKEKAAAMPDSPAEVKTQPRSTPPSMPPPPPTASQGATRPPSFTPHTLMNGSSHSPTAIHGAPSTPNGFSNGPATSSTASLSTQHLPPACGARQLSKLKRFLTTLQQFGSDISPEIGERVHTLVLGLVNSTLTIEEFHSKLQEATNFPLRPFVIPFLKANLPLLQRELLHCARLAKQTPAQYLAQHEQLLLDASATSPVDSSELLLEVNENGKRRTPDRTKENGSDRDPLHPDHLSKRSCTLSPAQRSSPSNGLPHPTPPPPPHYRLEDMAMAHHFRDSYRHPDPRELRERHRPLAMPGSRQEEVIDHRLTEREWAEEWKHLNSLLNCIMDMVEKTRRSLTVLRRCQEADREELNHWIRCYSDSEEGKKGPTPASARPLNSCSGPEGSQLDVHRDFMPRTLSGYMPEEIWRKAEEAVNEVKRQAMSELQKAVSDAERKAHELITTERAKMERALAEAKRQASEDALTVINQQEDSSESCWNCGRKASETCSGCNAARYCGSFCQHKDWEKHHHVCGQSLQGPAAAVADPLPGQPDATASPSEAGSAGPSRPCSPGPPGPLDAAVPR, encoded by the exons ctgacaggaaggagaaggctgCAGCAATGCCAGACTCTCCGGCTGAAGTGAAGACGCAGCCCCGGTCCACACCCCCCAGCatgccacccccacctcccaccgcATCCCAGGGAGCTACACGACCACCCTCCTTCACACCCCACACAC TGATGAACGGCAGCAGCCACTCACCTACGGCCATCCATGGTGCGCCATCTACACCCAATGGCTTCAGCAATGGCCCAGCCACCTCATCTACTGCCTCGCTGTCCACACAACACCTGCCCCCAGCATGTGGGGCACGGCAGCTCAGCAAGCTCAAACGTTTCCTCACCACCCTGCAGCAGTTTGGCAGTGACATCTCGCCTGAGATTGGGGAACGTGTTCACACACTGGTGCTGGGGCTGGTG AACTCAACTCTGACGATCGAAGAATTTCATTCCAAGCTCCAAGAAGCCACCAACTTCCCGTTGCGGCCATTCGTCATCCCCTTTCTGAAG gccaatctcccACTGCTGCAGCGAGAGCTCCTGCACTGTGCCCGCCTGGCCAAGCAGACGCCTGCCCAGTACCTGGCCCAGCATGAACAACTCCTGCTGGACGCCAGTGCCACCTCCCCTGTCGACTCTTCCGAGCTCCTGCTGGAAGTCAATGAGAACGGCAAGAGGAGGACACCTGACAG GACCAAAGAGAATGGGTCAGACCGGGACCCTCTGCACCCCGACCACCTCAGTAAGCGGTCCTGCACCCTGAGCCCAGCCCAGCGCAGCAGTCCCAGCAATGGGCTGCCCCACCCTacaccacccccgcccccacactATCGCCTCGAGGACATGGCCATGGCCCACCACTTCCGGGACTCCTACCGACATCCTGATCCCCGAGAGCTGCGGGAGCGCCATCGGCCCCTCG CCATGCCTGGGTCTCGACAAGAAGAAGTGATTGACCACAGGCTCACAGAACGTGAGTGGGCAGAAGAGTGGAAACATCTCAACAGT CTCCTGAACTGCATCATGGATATGGTGGAGAAAACACGGCGATCCCTCACTGTTCTGCGACGGTGCCAGGAGGCCGACCGTGAAGAACTCAACCACTGGATCCGGTGCTACAGCGACTccgaggaagggaagaagggccCCACCCCCGCCTCTGCCCGGCCCCTCAACAGCTGCAGTGGCCCTGAGGGGTCTCAGCTAG ATGTTCACCGGGACTTCATGCCCAGGACCCTCTCTGGCTATATGCCTGAGGAGATCTGGAGGAAGGCTG AAGAAGCCGTGAATGAGGTGAAGCGCCAGGCGATGTCAGAGCTACAGAAAGCTGTGTCTGATGCAGAGCGCAAAGCCCATGAACTCATCACCACAGAGCGTGCCAAGATGGAGCGAGCCCTGGCTGAGGCCAAGCGGCAGGCCTCAGAGGATGCCCTGACTGTCATCAACCAGCAAGAGGACTCCAGCGAG AGCTGCTGGAACTGCGGGCGCAAGGCCAGTGAGACTTGCAGCGGTTGTAATGCAGCACGCTACTGCGGGTCCTTCTGTCAGCACAAGGACTGGGAGAAGCATCATCATGTTTGCGGCCAGAGTCTGCAGGGCCCCGCAGCGGCAGTGGCTGACCCGCTGCCTGGACAGCCTGACGCCACTGCCAGCCCCAGTGAAGCCGGCTCAGCAGGGCCCTCTCGCCCCTGCTCTCCGGGCCCACCCGGCCCCCTGGACGCCGCCGTGCCCCGCTGA
- the Cbfa2t3 gene encoding protein CBFA2T3 isoform X1, with protein MSQASTTLESGALLSGPRGLRHGSPADRKEKAAAMPDSPAEVKTQPRSTPPSMPPPPPTASQGATRPPSFTPHTHGEDGPATSLPHGRFHGCLKWSMVCLLMNGSSHSPTAIHGAPSTPNGFSNGPATSSTASLSTQHLPPACGARQLSKLKRFLTTLQQFGSDISPEIGERVHTLVLGLVNSTLTIEEFHSKLQEATNFPLRPFVIPFLKANLPLLQRELLHCARLAKQTPAQYLAQHEQLLLDASATSPVDSSELLLEVNENGKRRTPDRTKENGSDRDPLHPDHLSKRSCTLSPAQRSSPSNGLPHPTPPPPPHYRLEDMAMAHHFRDSYRHPDPRELRERHRPLAMPGSRQEEVIDHRLTEREWAEEWKHLNSLLNCIMDMVEKTRRSLTVLRRCQEADREELNHWIRCYSDSEEGKKGPTPASARPLNSCSGPEGSQLDVHRDFMPRTLSGYMPEEIWRKAEEAVNEVKRQAMSELQKAVSDAERKAHELITTERAKMERALAEAKRQASEDALTVINQQEDSSESCWNCGRKASETCSGCNAARYCGSFCQHKDWEKHHHVCGQSLQGPAAAVADPLPGQPDATASPSEAGSAGPSRPCSPGPPGPLDAAVPR; from the exons ctgacaggaaggagaaggctgCAGCAATGCCAGACTCTCCGGCTGAAGTGAAGACGCAGCCCCGGTCCACACCCCCCAGCatgccacccccacctcccaccgcATCCCAGGGAGCTACACGACCACCCTCCTTCACACCCCACACAC ATGGCGAGGATGGACCTGCGACGTCTCTGCCCCATGGCCGTTTCCACGGCTGCTTAAAGTGGTCCATGGTCTGTCTCT TGATGAACGGCAGCAGCCACTCACCTACGGCCATCCATGGTGCGCCATCTACACCCAATGGCTTCAGCAATGGCCCAGCCACCTCATCTACTGCCTCGCTGTCCACACAACACCTGCCCCCAGCATGTGGGGCACGGCAGCTCAGCAAGCTCAAACGTTTCCTCACCACCCTGCAGCAGTTTGGCAGTGACATCTCGCCTGAGATTGGGGAACGTGTTCACACACTGGTGCTGGGGCTGGTG AACTCAACTCTGACGATCGAAGAATTTCATTCCAAGCTCCAAGAAGCCACCAACTTCCCGTTGCGGCCATTCGTCATCCCCTTTCTGAAG gccaatctcccACTGCTGCAGCGAGAGCTCCTGCACTGTGCCCGCCTGGCCAAGCAGACGCCTGCCCAGTACCTGGCCCAGCATGAACAACTCCTGCTGGACGCCAGTGCCACCTCCCCTGTCGACTCTTCCGAGCTCCTGCTGGAAGTCAATGAGAACGGCAAGAGGAGGACACCTGACAG GACCAAAGAGAATGGGTCAGACCGGGACCCTCTGCACCCCGACCACCTCAGTAAGCGGTCCTGCACCCTGAGCCCAGCCCAGCGCAGCAGTCCCAGCAATGGGCTGCCCCACCCTacaccacccccgcccccacactATCGCCTCGAGGACATGGCCATGGCCCACCACTTCCGGGACTCCTACCGACATCCTGATCCCCGAGAGCTGCGGGAGCGCCATCGGCCCCTCG CCATGCCTGGGTCTCGACAAGAAGAAGTGATTGACCACAGGCTCACAGAACGTGAGTGGGCAGAAGAGTGGAAACATCTCAACAGT CTCCTGAACTGCATCATGGATATGGTGGAGAAAACACGGCGATCCCTCACTGTTCTGCGACGGTGCCAGGAGGCCGACCGTGAAGAACTCAACCACTGGATCCGGTGCTACAGCGACTccgaggaagggaagaagggccCCACCCCCGCCTCTGCCCGGCCCCTCAACAGCTGCAGTGGCCCTGAGGGGTCTCAGCTAG ATGTTCACCGGGACTTCATGCCCAGGACCCTCTCTGGCTATATGCCTGAGGAGATCTGGAGGAAGGCTG AAGAAGCCGTGAATGAGGTGAAGCGCCAGGCGATGTCAGAGCTACAGAAAGCTGTGTCTGATGCAGAGCGCAAAGCCCATGAACTCATCACCACAGAGCGTGCCAAGATGGAGCGAGCCCTGGCTGAGGCCAAGCGGCAGGCCTCAGAGGATGCCCTGACTGTCATCAACCAGCAAGAGGACTCCAGCGAG AGCTGCTGGAACTGCGGGCGCAAGGCCAGTGAGACTTGCAGCGGTTGTAATGCAGCACGCTACTGCGGGTCCTTCTGTCAGCACAAGGACTGGGAGAAGCATCATCATGTTTGCGGCCAGAGTCTGCAGGGCCCCGCAGCGGCAGTGGCTGACCCGCTGCCTGGACAGCCTGACGCCACTGCCAGCCCCAGTGAAGCCGGCTCAGCAGGGCCCTCTCGCCCCTGCTCTCCGGGCCCACCCGGCCCCCTGGACGCCGCCGTGCCCCGCTGA
- the Cbfa2t3 gene encoding protein CBFA2T3 isoform X4 — MPDSPAEVKTQPRSTPPSMPPPPPTASQGATRPPSFTPHTLMNGSSHSPTAIHGAPSTPNGFSNGPATSSTASLSTQHLPPACGARQLSKLKRFLTTLQQFGSDISPEIGERVHTLVLGLVNSTLTIEEFHSKLQEATNFPLRPFVIPFLKANLPLLQRELLHCARLAKQTPAQYLAQHEQLLLDASATSPVDSSELLLEVNENGKRRTPDRTKENGSDRDPLHPDHLSKRSCTLSPAQRSSPSNGLPHPTPPPPPHYRLEDMAMAHHFRDSYRHPDPRELRERHRPLAMPGSRQEEVIDHRLTEREWAEEWKHLNSLLNCIMDMVEKTRRSLTVLRRCQEADREELNHWIRCYSDSEEGKKGPTPASARPLNSCSGPEGSQLDVHRDFMPRTLSGYMPEEIWRKAEEAVNEVKRQAMSELQKAVSDAERKAHELITTERAKMERALAEAKRQASEDALTVINQQEDSSESCWNCGRKASETCSGCNAARYCGSFCQHKDWEKHHHVCGQSLQGPAAAVADPLPGQPDATASPSEAGSAGPSRPCSPGPPGPLDAAVPR, encoded by the exons ATGCCAGACTCTCCGGCTGAAGTGAAGACGCAGCCCCGGTCCACACCCCCCAGCatgccacccccacctcccaccgcATCCCAGGGAGCTACACGACCACCCTCCTTCACACCCCACACAC TGATGAACGGCAGCAGCCACTCACCTACGGCCATCCATGGTGCGCCATCTACACCCAATGGCTTCAGCAATGGCCCAGCCACCTCATCTACTGCCTCGCTGTCCACACAACACCTGCCCCCAGCATGTGGGGCACGGCAGCTCAGCAAGCTCAAACGTTTCCTCACCACCCTGCAGCAGTTTGGCAGTGACATCTCGCCTGAGATTGGGGAACGTGTTCACACACTGGTGCTGGGGCTGGTG AACTCAACTCTGACGATCGAAGAATTTCATTCCAAGCTCCAAGAAGCCACCAACTTCCCGTTGCGGCCATTCGTCATCCCCTTTCTGAAG gccaatctcccACTGCTGCAGCGAGAGCTCCTGCACTGTGCCCGCCTGGCCAAGCAGACGCCTGCCCAGTACCTGGCCCAGCATGAACAACTCCTGCTGGACGCCAGTGCCACCTCCCCTGTCGACTCTTCCGAGCTCCTGCTGGAAGTCAATGAGAACGGCAAGAGGAGGACACCTGACAG GACCAAAGAGAATGGGTCAGACCGGGACCCTCTGCACCCCGACCACCTCAGTAAGCGGTCCTGCACCCTGAGCCCAGCCCAGCGCAGCAGTCCCAGCAATGGGCTGCCCCACCCTacaccacccccgcccccacactATCGCCTCGAGGACATGGCCATGGCCCACCACTTCCGGGACTCCTACCGACATCCTGATCCCCGAGAGCTGCGGGAGCGCCATCGGCCCCTCG CCATGCCTGGGTCTCGACAAGAAGAAGTGATTGACCACAGGCTCACAGAACGTGAGTGGGCAGAAGAGTGGAAACATCTCAACAGT CTCCTGAACTGCATCATGGATATGGTGGAGAAAACACGGCGATCCCTCACTGTTCTGCGACGGTGCCAGGAGGCCGACCGTGAAGAACTCAACCACTGGATCCGGTGCTACAGCGACTccgaggaagggaagaagggccCCACCCCCGCCTCTGCCCGGCCCCTCAACAGCTGCAGTGGCCCTGAGGGGTCTCAGCTAG ATGTTCACCGGGACTTCATGCCCAGGACCCTCTCTGGCTATATGCCTGAGGAGATCTGGAGGAAGGCTG AAGAAGCCGTGAATGAGGTGAAGCGCCAGGCGATGTCAGAGCTACAGAAAGCTGTGTCTGATGCAGAGCGCAAAGCCCATGAACTCATCACCACAGAGCGTGCCAAGATGGAGCGAGCCCTGGCTGAGGCCAAGCGGCAGGCCTCAGAGGATGCCCTGACTGTCATCAACCAGCAAGAGGACTCCAGCGAG AGCTGCTGGAACTGCGGGCGCAAGGCCAGTGAGACTTGCAGCGGTTGTAATGCAGCACGCTACTGCGGGTCCTTCTGTCAGCACAAGGACTGGGAGAAGCATCATCATGTTTGCGGCCAGAGTCTGCAGGGCCCCGCAGCGGCAGTGGCTGACCCGCTGCCTGGACAGCCTGACGCCACTGCCAGCCCCAGTGAAGCCGGCTCAGCAGGGCCCTCTCGCCCCTGCTCTCCGGGCCCACCCGGCCCCCTGGACGCCGCCGTGCCCCGCTGA
- the Cbfa2t3 gene encoding protein CBFA2T3 isoform X3: MPDSPAEVKTQPRSTPPSMPPPPPTASQGATRPPSFTPHTHGEDGPATSLPHGRFHGCLKWSMVCLLMNGSSHSPTAIHGAPSTPNGFSNGPATSSTASLSTQHLPPACGARQLSKLKRFLTTLQQFGSDISPEIGERVHTLVLGLVNSTLTIEEFHSKLQEATNFPLRPFVIPFLKANLPLLQRELLHCARLAKQTPAQYLAQHEQLLLDASATSPVDSSELLLEVNENGKRRTPDRTKENGSDRDPLHPDHLSKRSCTLSPAQRSSPSNGLPHPTPPPPPHYRLEDMAMAHHFRDSYRHPDPRELRERHRPLAMPGSRQEEVIDHRLTEREWAEEWKHLNSLLNCIMDMVEKTRRSLTVLRRCQEADREELNHWIRCYSDSEEGKKGPTPASARPLNSCSGPEGSQLDVHRDFMPRTLSGYMPEEIWRKAEEAVNEVKRQAMSELQKAVSDAERKAHELITTERAKMERALAEAKRQASEDALTVINQQEDSSESCWNCGRKASETCSGCNAARYCGSFCQHKDWEKHHHVCGQSLQGPAAAVADPLPGQPDATASPSEAGSAGPSRPCSPGPPGPLDAAVPR; this comes from the exons ATGCCAGACTCTCCGGCTGAAGTGAAGACGCAGCCCCGGTCCACACCCCCCAGCatgccacccccacctcccaccgcATCCCAGGGAGCTACACGACCACCCTCCTTCACACCCCACACAC ATGGCGAGGATGGACCTGCGACGTCTCTGCCCCATGGCCGTTTCCACGGCTGCTTAAAGTGGTCCATGGTCTGTCTCT TGATGAACGGCAGCAGCCACTCACCTACGGCCATCCATGGTGCGCCATCTACACCCAATGGCTTCAGCAATGGCCCAGCCACCTCATCTACTGCCTCGCTGTCCACACAACACCTGCCCCCAGCATGTGGGGCACGGCAGCTCAGCAAGCTCAAACGTTTCCTCACCACCCTGCAGCAGTTTGGCAGTGACATCTCGCCTGAGATTGGGGAACGTGTTCACACACTGGTGCTGGGGCTGGTG AACTCAACTCTGACGATCGAAGAATTTCATTCCAAGCTCCAAGAAGCCACCAACTTCCCGTTGCGGCCATTCGTCATCCCCTTTCTGAAG gccaatctcccACTGCTGCAGCGAGAGCTCCTGCACTGTGCCCGCCTGGCCAAGCAGACGCCTGCCCAGTACCTGGCCCAGCATGAACAACTCCTGCTGGACGCCAGTGCCACCTCCCCTGTCGACTCTTCCGAGCTCCTGCTGGAAGTCAATGAGAACGGCAAGAGGAGGACACCTGACAG GACCAAAGAGAATGGGTCAGACCGGGACCCTCTGCACCCCGACCACCTCAGTAAGCGGTCCTGCACCCTGAGCCCAGCCCAGCGCAGCAGTCCCAGCAATGGGCTGCCCCACCCTacaccacccccgcccccacactATCGCCTCGAGGACATGGCCATGGCCCACCACTTCCGGGACTCCTACCGACATCCTGATCCCCGAGAGCTGCGGGAGCGCCATCGGCCCCTCG CCATGCCTGGGTCTCGACAAGAAGAAGTGATTGACCACAGGCTCACAGAACGTGAGTGGGCAGAAGAGTGGAAACATCTCAACAGT CTCCTGAACTGCATCATGGATATGGTGGAGAAAACACGGCGATCCCTCACTGTTCTGCGACGGTGCCAGGAGGCCGACCGTGAAGAACTCAACCACTGGATCCGGTGCTACAGCGACTccgaggaagggaagaagggccCCACCCCCGCCTCTGCCCGGCCCCTCAACAGCTGCAGTGGCCCTGAGGGGTCTCAGCTAG ATGTTCACCGGGACTTCATGCCCAGGACCCTCTCTGGCTATATGCCTGAGGAGATCTGGAGGAAGGCTG AAGAAGCCGTGAATGAGGTGAAGCGCCAGGCGATGTCAGAGCTACAGAAAGCTGTGTCTGATGCAGAGCGCAAAGCCCATGAACTCATCACCACAGAGCGTGCCAAGATGGAGCGAGCCCTGGCTGAGGCCAAGCGGCAGGCCTCAGAGGATGCCCTGACTGTCATCAACCAGCAAGAGGACTCCAGCGAG AGCTGCTGGAACTGCGGGCGCAAGGCCAGTGAGACTTGCAGCGGTTGTAATGCAGCACGCTACTGCGGGTCCTTCTGTCAGCACAAGGACTGGGAGAAGCATCATCATGTTTGCGGCCAGAGTCTGCAGGGCCCCGCAGCGGCAGTGGCTGACCCGCTGCCTGGACAGCCTGACGCCACTGCCAGCCCCAGTGAAGCCGGCTCAGCAGGGCCCTCTCGCCCCTGCTCTCCGGGCCCACCCGGCCCCCTGGACGCCGCCGTGCCCCGCTGA
- the Cbfa2t3 gene encoding protein CBFA2T3 isoform X5, with protein MNGSSHSPTAIHGAPSTPNGFSNGPATSSTASLSTQHLPPACGARQLSKLKRFLTTLQQFGSDISPEIGERVHTLVLGLVNSTLTIEEFHSKLQEATNFPLRPFVIPFLKANLPLLQRELLHCARLAKQTPAQYLAQHEQLLLDASATSPVDSSELLLEVNENGKRRTPDRTKENGSDRDPLHPDHLSKRSCTLSPAQRSSPSNGLPHPTPPPPPHYRLEDMAMAHHFRDSYRHPDPRELRERHRPLAMPGSRQEEVIDHRLTEREWAEEWKHLNSLLNCIMDMVEKTRRSLTVLRRCQEADREELNHWIRCYSDSEEGKKGPTPASARPLNSCSGPEGSQLDVHRDFMPRTLSGYMPEEIWRKAEEAVNEVKRQAMSELQKAVSDAERKAHELITTERAKMERALAEAKRQASEDALTVINQQEDSSESCWNCGRKASETCSGCNAARYCGSFCQHKDWEKHHHVCGQSLQGPAAAVADPLPGQPDATASPSEAGSAGPSRPCSPGPPGPLDAAVPR; from the exons ATGAACGGCAGCAGCCACTCACCTACGGCCATCCATGGTGCGCCATCTACACCCAATGGCTTCAGCAATGGCCCAGCCACCTCATCTACTGCCTCGCTGTCCACACAACACCTGCCCCCAGCATGTGGGGCACGGCAGCTCAGCAAGCTCAAACGTTTCCTCACCACCCTGCAGCAGTTTGGCAGTGACATCTCGCCTGAGATTGGGGAACGTGTTCACACACTGGTGCTGGGGCTGGTG AACTCAACTCTGACGATCGAAGAATTTCATTCCAAGCTCCAAGAAGCCACCAACTTCCCGTTGCGGCCATTCGTCATCCCCTTTCTGAAG gccaatctcccACTGCTGCAGCGAGAGCTCCTGCACTGTGCCCGCCTGGCCAAGCAGACGCCTGCCCAGTACCTGGCCCAGCATGAACAACTCCTGCTGGACGCCAGTGCCACCTCCCCTGTCGACTCTTCCGAGCTCCTGCTGGAAGTCAATGAGAACGGCAAGAGGAGGACACCTGACAG GACCAAAGAGAATGGGTCAGACCGGGACCCTCTGCACCCCGACCACCTCAGTAAGCGGTCCTGCACCCTGAGCCCAGCCCAGCGCAGCAGTCCCAGCAATGGGCTGCCCCACCCTacaccacccccgcccccacactATCGCCTCGAGGACATGGCCATGGCCCACCACTTCCGGGACTCCTACCGACATCCTGATCCCCGAGAGCTGCGGGAGCGCCATCGGCCCCTCG CCATGCCTGGGTCTCGACAAGAAGAAGTGATTGACCACAGGCTCACAGAACGTGAGTGGGCAGAAGAGTGGAAACATCTCAACAGT CTCCTGAACTGCATCATGGATATGGTGGAGAAAACACGGCGATCCCTCACTGTTCTGCGACGGTGCCAGGAGGCCGACCGTGAAGAACTCAACCACTGGATCCGGTGCTACAGCGACTccgaggaagggaagaagggccCCACCCCCGCCTCTGCCCGGCCCCTCAACAGCTGCAGTGGCCCTGAGGGGTCTCAGCTAG ATGTTCACCGGGACTTCATGCCCAGGACCCTCTCTGGCTATATGCCTGAGGAGATCTGGAGGAAGGCTG AAGAAGCCGTGAATGAGGTGAAGCGCCAGGCGATGTCAGAGCTACAGAAAGCTGTGTCTGATGCAGAGCGCAAAGCCCATGAACTCATCACCACAGAGCGTGCCAAGATGGAGCGAGCCCTGGCTGAGGCCAAGCGGCAGGCCTCAGAGGATGCCCTGACTGTCATCAACCAGCAAGAGGACTCCAGCGAG AGCTGCTGGAACTGCGGGCGCAAGGCCAGTGAGACTTGCAGCGGTTGTAATGCAGCACGCTACTGCGGGTCCTTCTGTCAGCACAAGGACTGGGAGAAGCATCATCATGTTTGCGGCCAGAGTCTGCAGGGCCCCGCAGCGGCAGTGGCTGACCCGCTGCCTGGACAGCCTGACGCCACTGCCAGCCCCAGTGAAGCCGGCTCAGCAGGGCCCTCTCGCCCCTGCTCTCCGGGCCCACCCGGCCCCCTGGACGCCGCCGTGCCCCGCTGA